The following proteins are co-located in the Vigna unguiculata cultivar IT97K-499-35 chromosome 9, ASM411807v1, whole genome shotgun sequence genome:
- the LOC114163060 gene encoding 26S proteasome non-ATPase regulatory subunit 11 homolog, which produces MSSSYLPATTESIVLANEAASPTEAISILYRVLDDPSSSPDALRMKEQAITLLTKHLTEENRGEDLRSLLTQLRPFFSLIPKAKTAKIVRGIIDSVAKIPGTSDLQIALCKEMVQWTRAEKRTFLRQRVEARLAALLMENKEYSEALTLLSGLVKEVRRLDDKLLLVDIDLLESKLHFSLRNLPKAKAALTAARTAANAIYVPPAQQGAIDLQSGILHAEEKDYKTAYSYFFEAFESFNALDDPKAVFSLKYMLLCKIMVNQADDVGGIISSKAGLQYLGPDLDAMKAVADAHSKRSLRLFEIALRDYKAQLEEDPIVHRHLSSLYDTLLEQNLCRLIEPFSRVEIAHIAELIELPVDHVERKLSQMILDKKFAGTLDQGAGCLVIFDDPKTDAIYPATLETISNIGKVVDSLYVRSAKIMA; this is translated from the coding sequence ATGTCTTCCTCTTATCTTCCTGCCACTACTGAGTCAATTGTTCTGGCAAATGAGGCCGCAAGCCCAACTGAGGCCATCTCCATTCTTTATCGGGTACTTGAtgatccttcttcttcaccagaTGCTCTGCGTATGAAAGAGCAAGCAATCACACTCCTCACTAAGCATCTCACGGAAGAGAATAGAGGAGAGGATCTGCGCAGCCTTCTCACTCAGTTGAGGCCATTCTTCTCCTTGATACCCAAGGCAAAAACTGCAAAGATTGTTAGGGGAATTATTGACTCGGTTGCTAAAATACCTGGGACGTCTGATCTTCAAATTGCACTCTGTAAAGAAATGGTGCAATGGACTCGTGCTGAAAAGCGTACCTTTCTGAGACAACGTGTTGAGGCAAGACTTGCAGCACTTCTGATGGAAAATAAGGAGTATTCTGAAGCTTTGACTCTTCTCTCTGGCTTGGTCAAAGAGGTTAGGAGATTAGATGACAAACTTCTTCTAGTTGACATAGACTTGCTGGAGAGCAAGCTGCATTTCTCCTTAAGAAACCTTCCTAAGGCAAAAGCTGCTCTCACGGCTGCAAGAACAGCTGCAAATGCTATTTATGTGCCTCCAGCTCAACAAGGGGCCATAGATCTGCAGAGTGGAATACTTCATGCTGAGGAGAAGGATTATAAAACTGCTTATAGCTACTTCTTTGAAGCTTTTGAATCATTCAATGCTCTTGATGACCCCAAGGCTGTATTTAGCCTGAAATATATGTTGTTGTGTAAGATCATGGTGAATCAAGCTGATGATGTGGGAGGAATTATTTCCTCTAAAGCAGGACTGCAATATCTTGGGCCTGACTTGGATGCAATGAAAGCTGTTGCTGATGCACACTCTAAGCGGTCCCTTAGGTTGTTTGAAATTGCTCTTCGGGACTACAAGGCACAGTTGGAGGAAGACCCAATTGTCCACAGGCACCTTTCATCCTTGTACGATACCTTACTGGAGCAGAATCTTTGCAGATTGATTGAGCCTTTCTCAAGGGTTGAGATTGCACATATTGCTGAACTTATTGAACTTCCCGTTGATCATGTGGAGCGAAAGTTGTCTCAGATGATTTTGGACAAGAAGTTTGCTGGAACATTGGATCAAGGTGCTGGGTGCCTTGTCATATTTGACGATCCCAAGACTGATGCTATATACCCTGCAACTCTAGAGACCATTTCCAATATTGGAAAAGTTGTCGACAGTCTCTATGTTAGGTCTGCCAAGATAATGGCATGA